Proteins encoded by one window of Chondromyces crocatus:
- a CDS encoding lamin tail domain-containing protein has protein sequence MQLKVNLALALSSVVLAASAASCSVYDDKLVGPGGSGQGGDTPGNTGGGGSGGDGGAGGSTGGGGPGGNGGAGGDPQCSTPAQCPGEDTTCATRTCVGGVCGVDAAPEGTVVDPQVAGDCQVLRCDGAGAAVATPDDTDLPDDGNECTTDTCSQGTPVHTPQVDAACTQGGNYCNAAGDCVACTLGAHCPSGVCGAQFTCAAPACDDMVRNGMETDVDCGGPDCGPCATGQVCGANADCVGGLCAGTCQATCSDTMQNNGETDVDCGGANCSACAIGKRCASASDCVSGVCGSDGVCQPRVVISEARSRGLGGANDDFLEIYNPMSVPVVLDNQWKIEARGSDAQNYTTRWTGSGATLPPHGHFLIGGSAYTQMPTRDAALSSGLADAGSVRLVHANQVLDALCYYTTPATLTQLQNGVNFSCEQTPIQNPTGTSNVDRSLERMPGGAAGNGTDTNNNSADFAPREPAFPQNLASAPTP, from the coding sequence GTGCAGCTCAAGGTCAACCTCGCCCTCGCGCTATCCAGCGTGGTCCTCGCCGCCTCTGCGGCCTCCTGCTCCGTCTATGACGACAAACTCGTAGGCCCGGGGGGTTCGGGCCAGGGAGGCGACACACCAGGGAACACGGGCGGTGGTGGCTCGGGCGGCGACGGCGGCGCTGGCGGCAGCACCGGCGGAGGAGGACCGGGCGGCAACGGTGGCGCCGGCGGGGACCCGCAGTGCAGCACGCCGGCGCAGTGTCCGGGTGAGGACACCACCTGCGCGACGCGTACCTGCGTCGGGGGTGTGTGCGGCGTCGACGCCGCCCCCGAAGGGACCGTCGTGGATCCCCAGGTAGCGGGTGATTGCCAGGTGCTCCGCTGTGATGGCGCTGGCGCGGCTGTCGCCACGCCCGACGATACGGACCTGCCCGACGACGGCAACGAGTGCACGACCGATACGTGCAGTCAGGGGACGCCGGTCCACACGCCGCAGGTCGACGCGGCCTGTACCCAGGGTGGGAACTACTGCAACGCGGCGGGGGATTGCGTCGCTTGCACGCTGGGCGCTCACTGCCCGAGCGGCGTCTGCGGGGCGCAGTTCACGTGCGCGGCGCCCGCCTGCGACGACATGGTGCGGAACGGGATGGAGACGGACGTCGACTGTGGCGGCCCCGACTGCGGTCCTTGTGCGACCGGCCAGGTCTGCGGCGCAAATGCGGACTGCGTGGGCGGCCTCTGCGCCGGGACGTGCCAGGCCACCTGCTCCGATACGATGCAGAACAACGGCGAGACCGATGTCGACTGCGGTGGCGCGAACTGCAGCGCCTGCGCCATCGGCAAGCGCTGCGCGAGCGCTTCGGACTGTGTGTCCGGCGTCTGCGGCTCCGACGGCGTGTGTCAGCCCCGGGTGGTCATCAGCGAGGCGCGCAGCCGTGGTCTCGGCGGCGCGAACGATGACTTCCTCGAGATCTACAACCCGATGAGCGTGCCGGTGGTGCTCGACAACCAGTGGAAGATCGAGGCCCGCGGCTCGGACGCCCAGAACTACACGACGCGCTGGACGGGAAGCGGAGCGACGCTCCCTCCCCATGGGCACTTCCTGATCGGCGGCTCTGCCTACACCCAGATGCCCACCCGCGACGCCGCCCTGAGCAGCGGCCTCGCCGACGCGGGCAGCGTGCGTCTGGTCCACGCGAACCAGGTGCTCGATGCGCTCTGCTACTACACCACCCCCGCCACGCTCACCCAGCTCCAGAACGGCGTGAACTTCAGCTGCGAACAGACGCCCATCCAGAACCCGACGGGCACCAGCAACGTCGATCGGAGCCTGGAGCGCATGCCCGGGGGCGCGGCCGGCAACGGGACGGACACCAACAACAACAGCGCCGACTTCGCCCCGCGCGAACCCGCCTTCCCGCAGAACCTCGCCAGCGCGCCCACGCCCTGA
- the erpA gene encoding iron-sulfur cluster insertion protein ErpA has translation MVTITDKAAEKVKEIAVAEDLLGQGLRLRVVGGGCAGFSYDLYFEDKPTDLDEQFEDRGVKLYVDPLSYQYLENTEIDYVEGLHGSGFKFNNPGVKSTCGCGSSFSV, from the coding sequence ATGGTTACGATCACGGATAAGGCCGCCGAGAAAGTGAAGGAGATCGCCGTCGCGGAAGATCTCCTGGGGCAAGGTCTGCGTCTGCGGGTGGTCGGTGGGGGCTGCGCTGGCTTCTCTTACGACCTCTACTTCGAGGACAAGCCGACCGACTTGGACGAGCAGTTCGAGGATCGTGGAGTCAAGCTCTACGTCGACCCGCTGAGCTACCAGTACCTCGAGAACACCGAGATCGATTACGTGGAGGGGCTCCACGGCTCCGGGTTCAAGTTCAACAACCCCGGCGTGAAGAGCACCTGCGGCTGCGGCTCGTCCTTCTCCGTCTGA
- the metH gene encoding methionine synthase, with protein MTDAGRSALLNELLAKRILILDGAMGTMLQRYRLGEGDYRGERFREHAHDLRGNSDLLSLTRPDVVRAIHDEYLEAGADIIETNSFTATSVAQADYRLEHLALELNVRSAEIARAAADAWTAKTPDRPRFVAGSIGPMNRSLSISPDVNNPALRSVTFDEVREAYATQVRGLLDGGADILLVETIFDTLNAKAALYAVEEVFAARGHRAPVIISVTITDQSGRTLSGQTIEAFWASVEHARPLAVGLNCALGAAQLRPYLVDLAKAAPTALSCYPNAGLPNAFGEYDEEPPTTAALLREFGEAGLLNVVGGCCGTTPDHIRAIAKAVADVPPRPVPRPSAEIRNTRYSGLELLTLTPETNFSMIGERTNVTGSAKFMELIKKEDYSSALSVALDQVRGGANILDVNMDEGMLESEKAMTTFLNLIATEPEIARIPIMVDSSKWTVLEAGLKCVQGKGIVNSISLKEGPEDFLRKARTIRHYGAGVVVMAFDEVGQAETVERKVSICQRAYKLLTEEVEFPPEDIIFDPNVLAIATGIEEHNEFAKNFIEAARLIKKTCPGARISGGISNLSFSFRGNNVVREAMHSAFLFHAIRAGLDMGIVNAGQLAVYEDIPKELLERVEDVLFNRRADATERLVELAEQVKGKGKKKELDLSWRQGTVEERLSHALVQGMVDYIEQDTEEARIKYGRPILVIEGPLMDGMKVVGELFGAGKMFLPQVVKSARAMKRAVAHLMPFMEAEKQAGGASSQGKVLLATVKGDVHDIGKNIVGVVLGCNNYEIIDLGVMVPGDKILQAAIDQKVDIIGLSGLITPSLDEMVSVAQEMTRRGIDLPLLIGGATTSRQHTAVKIAPAYTGTTVHVLDASRAVGVVSALRDPVKRVAHDATNREEQARLRDLFAQKRVRPVVSLAQAEAGRPNFAWREEDIPTPSFLGRREIEVPIQEIVPYIDWTFFFTAWELRGTFPAILQHPEYGPTARDLYKNAQSMLQQIVDGRQLTARGAYGFWRANAEGRDIVLYDDDAREREQLRFNMLRQQQQKVGAETGKPFACLSDFVAPRESGLHDHIGAFAVTAGLGLDALVRHYEAQHDDFQAIIAKALADRLAEAFAELLHQRVRKEWGYGREEKLTNDELIDEKYRGIRPAFGYPACPDHTEKRKLFGLLDAGAVGIELTENFAMLPAASVSGIYLAHPQARYFNVGRLAEDQVTDYAARKGMSVAEVERWLGPNLGYEPKTTSPQATAGSVPERVSEVA; from the coding sequence ATGACAGATGCAGGGCGCTCCGCGCTCCTGAACGAGCTCCTCGCCAAGCGCATCCTCATCCTGGATGGGGCGATGGGGACCATGCTCCAGCGCTATCGGCTCGGAGAGGGTGATTACCGCGGGGAGCGGTTCCGCGAGCACGCGCACGACCTCCGCGGGAACAGCGATCTGCTGTCGCTCACCCGGCCCGATGTGGTGCGCGCCATCCATGACGAGTACCTCGAGGCGGGCGCCGACATCATCGAGACGAACAGCTTCACGGCGACGTCCGTGGCTCAGGCCGACTACCGGCTGGAGCACCTGGCGCTGGAGCTGAACGTCCGCTCGGCGGAGATCGCTCGCGCGGCGGCGGACGCCTGGACGGCGAAGACGCCGGATCGGCCCCGTTTCGTGGCCGGCTCGATCGGGCCGATGAACCGCAGCCTGTCCATCTCGCCCGACGTGAACAACCCGGCCCTCCGGTCGGTGACGTTCGACGAGGTGCGCGAGGCCTACGCGACGCAGGTGCGCGGGCTCCTGGACGGCGGGGCGGACATCCTCCTCGTGGAGACCATCTTCGACACGCTCAACGCGAAGGCGGCGCTGTACGCCGTCGAGGAGGTCTTCGCCGCCCGAGGGCACCGCGCGCCGGTGATCATCAGCGTCACCATCACCGATCAGAGCGGCCGTACTCTCTCCGGGCAGACCATCGAGGCCTTCTGGGCCAGCGTGGAGCATGCGCGCCCCCTCGCCGTCGGTCTGAACTGCGCGCTCGGGGCGGCCCAGCTCCGCCCGTACCTCGTCGATCTCGCCAAGGCCGCGCCCACGGCGCTGAGCTGCTACCCCAACGCCGGCCTGCCGAACGCGTTCGGCGAGTACGACGAGGAGCCGCCCACCACCGCCGCGCTGCTCCGTGAGTTCGGGGAGGCCGGGCTGCTCAACGTGGTCGGTGGCTGCTGCGGGACCACGCCCGACCACATCCGCGCGATCGCCAAGGCCGTCGCCGATGTGCCGCCGCGCCCCGTGCCCAGGCCGAGCGCGGAGATCCGCAACACGCGCTACAGCGGCCTGGAGCTGCTCACGCTGACGCCCGAGACCAACTTCAGCATGATCGGCGAGCGGACCAACGTCACGGGTTCCGCCAAGTTCATGGAGCTGATCAAGAAGGAGGATTACTCCTCCGCGCTGAGCGTGGCGCTCGATCAGGTGCGGGGCGGGGCGAACATCCTCGACGTCAACATGGACGAGGGGATGCTCGAGTCCGAGAAGGCGATGACCACCTTCCTGAACCTGATCGCCACCGAGCCCGAGATCGCGCGCATCCCGATCATGGTCGACAGCTCGAAGTGGACGGTCCTCGAGGCAGGCCTCAAGTGCGTGCAGGGCAAGGGGATCGTCAACTCGATCAGCCTCAAGGAGGGTCCCGAGGACTTCCTCCGCAAAGCGCGCACGATCCGTCATTACGGCGCCGGTGTGGTGGTGATGGCGTTCGACGAGGTCGGTCAGGCCGAGACCGTGGAGCGCAAGGTGTCCATTTGCCAGCGGGCCTACAAGCTGCTGACGGAGGAGGTGGAGTTCCCGCCCGAGGACATCATCTTCGATCCCAACGTGCTCGCGATCGCCACGGGCATCGAGGAGCACAACGAGTTCGCGAAGAACTTCATCGAGGCGGCGCGGCTCATCAAGAAGACCTGCCCCGGCGCCCGCATCTCGGGCGGCATCTCGAACCTGTCGTTCTCGTTCCGCGGCAACAACGTGGTGCGCGAGGCGATGCACTCGGCGTTCCTCTTCCACGCCATCCGCGCCGGGCTCGACATGGGCATCGTCAACGCGGGCCAGCTCGCGGTCTACGAGGACATCCCGAAGGAGCTGCTGGAGCGGGTCGAGGATGTGCTCTTCAACCGGCGCGCCGACGCGACCGAGCGGCTCGTCGAGCTCGCCGAGCAGGTGAAGGGCAAGGGGAAGAAGAAGGAACTCGACCTGAGCTGGCGCCAGGGCACGGTCGAGGAGCGCCTGAGCCACGCCCTGGTGCAGGGCATGGTCGACTACATCGAACAGGATACGGAGGAGGCGCGGATCAAGTACGGCCGGCCGATCCTGGTGATCGAGGGGCCGCTCATGGACGGCATGAAGGTCGTCGGGGAGCTGTTCGGGGCGGGGAAGATGTTCCTGCCGCAGGTGGTGAAGAGCGCGCGCGCCATGAAGCGGGCGGTCGCCCACCTGATGCCGTTCATGGAAGCCGAGAAGCAGGCCGGGGGCGCGTCGAGCCAGGGGAAGGTGCTGCTCGCCACGGTGAAGGGCGACGTGCACGACATCGGCAAGAACATCGTGGGCGTGGTGCTCGGCTGCAACAACTACGAGATCATCGACCTCGGGGTCATGGTGCCGGGGGACAAGATCCTCCAGGCCGCCATCGACCAGAAGGTGGACATCATCGGGTTGTCTGGCCTGATCACGCCCTCGCTCGACGAGATGGTGAGCGTCGCTCAGGAGATGACCCGTCGCGGGATCGATCTGCCGTTGCTCATCGGTGGTGCCACGACGAGCCGCCAGCACACGGCGGTGAAGATCGCGCCTGCGTACACGGGGACCACCGTCCACGTGCTCGACGCCTCTCGGGCCGTCGGGGTGGTGTCGGCGCTGCGCGATCCGGTGAAGCGCGTGGCGCACGACGCGACGAACCGCGAGGAGCAGGCGCGGCTGCGCGATCTCTTCGCGCAGAAGCGCGTGCGGCCCGTCGTGTCGCTCGCACAGGCGGAAGCGGGGCGGCCGAATTTCGCCTGGCGCGAGGAAGACATCCCCACGCCGTCGTTCCTCGGGCGGCGTGAGATCGAGGTACCGATCCAGGAGATCGTCCCCTACATCGACTGGACGTTCTTCTTCACCGCGTGGGAGCTGCGGGGCACGTTCCCCGCGATCCTGCAGCACCCCGAGTACGGCCCTACGGCGCGCGATCTCTACAAGAACGCGCAGAGCATGCTCCAGCAGATCGTGGACGGGCGACAGCTGACGGCGCGAGGGGCCTACGGGTTCTGGCGCGCCAACGCCGAGGGTCGGGACATCGTGCTCTACGACGACGACGCGCGTGAACGCGAGCAGCTGCGCTTCAACATGCTCCGCCAGCAGCAGCAGAAGGTCGGCGCCGAGACGGGCAAGCCGTTCGCTTGCCTGAGCGACTTCGTCGCGCCCCGGGAGAGCGGTCTCCACGATCACATCGGCGCCTTCGCCGTCACGGCCGGCCTCGGGCTCGACGCGCTGGTGCGCCACTACGAGGCGCAGCACGACGACTTCCAGGCCATCATCGCGAAGGCGCTGGCGGACCGTCTCGCGGAGGCCTTCGCCGAGCTGCTCCACCAGCGCGTGCGCAAGGAGTGGGGCTACGGGCGGGAGGAAAAACTCACGAACGACGAGCTGATCGACGAGAAGTACCGCGGCATCCGCCCTGCGTTCGGCTACCCGGCGTGCCCCGATCACACCGAGAAGCGCAAGCTCTTCGGGCTCCTCGATGCGGGCGCCGTGGGCATCGAGCTGACGGAGAACTTCGCCATGCTGCCCGCCGCCAGCGTCAGCGGGATCTACCTGGCCCACCCGCAGGCCCGCTACTTCAACGTGGGCCGCCTCGCCGAGGATCAGGTGACCGATTACGCAGCGCGCAAGGGCATGAGCGTCGCAGAAGTCGAGCGCTGGCTGGGCCCGAACCTGGGCTACGAGCCGAAAACCACCAGCCCCCAGGCCACAGCGGGCAGCGTGCCGGAGCGGGTCTCCGAGGTCGCCTGA
- a CDS encoding Do family serine endopeptidase → MNGLVSTRTRFALFAWLSVASLGFAGCSQQARATPVLQQVASPEAQALPPPVVTTTLPPAPVPATFDVAALAERVQPMVVNITTTQAAKEGAPMNPFEFFFGPGGPNFGPNGPNLGPNGPNLGPNGQGGRQMPKQSALGTGFIIDANGYVVTNEHVVRDADEVRVRLSDEREMVADVVGRDPKLDLALLRLKGASDLPVAPLGSSEQLRVGEHVLAVGNPFGLGHTVTLGIVSAKARTIGAGPYDDFIQTDAAINPGNSGGPLFNWRGEVVGINTAIRAGANSIGFAVPIDALKDILPQLRETGTVQRGKLGVVIQPMTRELASALGLDQERGALVAQVEPGGPADRAGIKSGDVIVGVNGTAINHSDEVPRNVARNAPGTEIEVKLQRGKEQRQVKAKLDLLADESDAAPAPRQRGAQAESQQSSSQLGVAIADAPGGGARITRITGNQADELSTGDVITELNGAPIKDAASLNAAMAKVKPGSTALLRVRRGNASRYAAVPIPAK, encoded by the coding sequence ATGAACGGTCTGGTTTCCACGCGCACCCGTTTCGCATTGTTCGCATGGCTGTCCGTGGCTTCGCTCGGCTTCGCCGGGTGCAGCCAGCAGGCGCGCGCGACGCCCGTCCTCCAGCAGGTCGCCAGCCCCGAGGCACAAGCGCTCCCGCCGCCCGTGGTGACCACGACCCTGCCGCCCGCGCCAGTCCCCGCCACGTTCGATGTGGCCGCGCTGGCGGAGCGTGTGCAGCCGATGGTCGTGAACATCACGACGACGCAGGCGGCAAAGGAAGGGGCCCCGATGAACCCCTTCGAGTTCTTCTTCGGTCCCGGCGGCCCGAACTTCGGGCCCAATGGTCCGAACCTCGGGCCGAATGGTCCGAACCTCGGGCCGAACGGGCAAGGGGGTCGCCAGATGCCGAAGCAGAGCGCGCTGGGGACCGGCTTCATCATCGACGCGAACGGCTACGTGGTGACGAACGAGCACGTCGTGCGCGACGCCGACGAGGTGCGGGTGCGGCTCTCCGACGAGCGCGAGATGGTGGCCGACGTCGTGGGGCGCGATCCGAAGCTCGACCTGGCGCTGCTCCGGTTGAAGGGGGCGAGCGATTTGCCGGTGGCGCCGCTCGGCTCGAGCGAGCAGCTTCGGGTCGGCGAGCACGTCCTCGCGGTGGGGAATCCCTTCGGTCTCGGTCACACGGTGACGCTCGGGATCGTGAGCGCGAAGGCGCGCACGATCGGCGCAGGTCCCTACGATGATTTCATCCAGACCGACGCGGCCATCAACCCGGGCAACAGCGGTGGCCCGCTGTTCAACTGGCGCGGTGAGGTGGTCGGGATCAACACGGCGATCCGGGCTGGCGCGAACAGCATCGGCTTCGCGGTGCCCATCGACGCCTTGAAGGACATCCTGCCGCAGCTCCGGGAGACGGGCACGGTGCAGCGCGGCAAGCTCGGTGTCGTGATCCAGCCGATGACGCGCGAGCTGGCGTCGGCCCTCGGCCTCGACCAGGAGCGCGGTGCGCTGGTGGCGCAGGTGGAGCCCGGAGGTCCTGCCGATCGTGCCGGGATCAAGTCCGGCGATGTGATCGTCGGGGTGAACGGGACCGCGATCAACCACTCGGACGAGGTGCCCCGCAACGTGGCGAGGAACGCGCCAGGGACCGAGATCGAGGTGAAGCTGCAACGTGGCAAGGAGCAGCGTCAGGTGAAGGCGAAGCTCGATCTGCTGGCCGACGAGAGTGACGCCGCACCGGCGCCGCGGCAGCGGGGCGCGCAGGCGGAGTCTCAGCAGAGTTCTTCGCAGCTCGGCGTGGCGATCGCCGATGCACCTGGTGGTGGTGCACGGATCACACGCATCACCGGCAACCAGGCCGATGAGCTGTCGACCGGGGACGTGATCACCGAGCTGAACGGGGCTCCGATCAAGGACGCAGCGAGCTTGAACGCGGCGATGGCGAAGGTGAAACCCGGATCGACGGCGTTGCTCCGGGTGCGACGTGGCAACGCGAGCCGCTACGCTGCTGTCCCCATCCCGGCGAAGTAG
- the proC gene encoding pyrroline-5-carboxylate reductase: MAETAETAVSDEARLRGRKIGFLGGGNMAEALIRGLLHSHSVQPDQLQASDLKAERLAELHARYGIETTTDNEALARWADVLVIAVKPQIVDRILAPLATGLAPTDLVVSIAAGVPIEALEARLPAGTRLLRAMPNTAAIVLAGATAVSAGTHATSDDIEVGRAMFHAVGRAVVLDESLLDAVTGLSGSGPAYIMLMIEALADGGVKVGLGRDAALMLAAQTVYGAAKLQLETGEHPGRLKDMVTSPGGTAIAGLHTLESGGLRRTLIDAVEAAANRSAELGIQMSAKLRRT; this comes from the coding sequence ATGGCGGAGACGGCAGAGACGGCGGTGAGCGACGAGGCGCGGCTGCGAGGACGCAAGATCGGATTCCTGGGGGGCGGCAACATGGCCGAGGCCCTCATCCGCGGCCTCCTGCACTCTCACTCCGTTCAGCCCGACCAGCTCCAGGCGAGTGATCTCAAGGCCGAGCGCCTCGCCGAGCTGCACGCGCGCTACGGGATCGAGACCACCACCGACAACGAAGCCCTCGCTCGGTGGGCCGACGTGCTCGTCATCGCCGTCAAACCCCAGATCGTCGACCGCATCCTCGCTCCCCTCGCGACCGGCCTCGCCCCCACCGACCTGGTCGTCTCCATCGCCGCCGGGGTCCCCATCGAGGCCCTGGAGGCTCGCCTTCCCGCCGGCACCCGCTTGCTGCGCGCCATGCCGAACACGGCCGCCATCGTCCTCGCGGGCGCCACCGCCGTCTCGGCGGGCACCCACGCCACCAGCGACGACATCGAGGTCGGCCGCGCCATGTTCCACGCCGTCGGCCGCGCCGTCGTCCTCGACGAGTCCCTGCTCGACGCCGTCACCGGCCTCTCCGGCAGCGGCCCCGCGTACATCATGCTCATGATCGAAGCCCTGGCCGACGGCGGCGTGAAGGTCGGCCTCGGTCGCGACGCCGCCCTCATGCTCGCCGCCCAGACCGTCTACGGCGCCGCCAAGCTCCAGCTCGAAACCGGCGAACACCCCGGTCGCCTCAAGGACATGGTCACCAGCCCGGGCGGCACCGCCATCGCAGGGCTCCACACCCTCGAATCCGGCGGCCTCCGGCGCACCCTCATCGACGCCGTCGAGGCCGCAGCGAACCGCTCCGCCGAGCTGGGGATCCAGATGTCCGCGAAGCTCCGCCGCACCTGA
- a CDS encoding sigma-70 family RNA polymerase sigma factor, with translation MQTSRDREHNAVSKYIAQVRHVPELSREEEGELARRWRDQGDKASAARLALANLRHVVSIAISYRRYGIPLADLIAEGNFGIVHAIRKYDPDRGNRFVTYAAYWIRAYILNHVIHSWSLVGVGSGPLRSKMFFRLRRERARIAGLVGEGEEGDRMLAERFGAPAEKVLEMARRLESRDVSLDTKVFEDGARSLVDTLPADEQDQEERFSRAEEDALMREQLSQAVENLDPRERYIVETRMMADPEEELSLAEIGRRLGVSRERARQLEARAKKKLRDRLQPLAA, from the coding sequence GTGCAGACCTCGCGAGACCGAGAACACAACGCCGTTTCCAAGTACATCGCTCAGGTCCGACATGTCCCGGAGCTGTCACGGGAGGAGGAGGGCGAGCTGGCCCGGCGCTGGCGCGACCAAGGTGACAAAGCCTCAGCCGCACGCCTCGCGCTGGCCAACCTGAGGCACGTCGTCTCGATCGCGATCAGCTACCGTCGCTATGGGATCCCTCTGGCGGACCTCATTGCCGAGGGAAACTTCGGTATCGTGCACGCGATCCGCAAGTATGATCCGGACCGCGGAAATCGATTCGTGACATACGCAGCCTACTGGATTCGAGCGTACATCCTCAACCACGTCATCCATTCGTGGAGCCTGGTCGGGGTGGGCTCGGGACCATTGCGCTCGAAGATGTTCTTCCGCCTCCGGCGCGAGCGGGCGCGCATTGCTGGCCTGGTGGGTGAGGGCGAAGAGGGAGACCGCATGCTCGCCGAACGCTTCGGCGCGCCCGCGGAGAAGGTCCTCGAGATGGCCCGGCGCCTCGAATCCCGTGACGTCTCGCTCGACACCAAGGTGTTCGAGGACGGCGCCCGCTCGCTGGTCGACACCTTGCCCGCCGACGAACAGGACCAGGAAGAGCGCTTCTCGCGGGCCGAGGAGGACGCGCTCATGCGCGAGCAGCTCAGCCAGGCCGTGGAGAACCTCGACCCGCGCGAGCGCTACATCGTGGAGACGCGCATGATGGCCGACCCCGAGGAGGAGCTGAGCCTCGCGGAGATCGGGCGCAGGCTGGGTGTGTCCCGCGAGCGCGCACGGCAGCTCGAAGCGCGGGCGAAGAAGAAGCTGCGGGATCGGTTGCAGCCCCTTGCGGCTTGA